In Aliamphritea ceti, a single window of DNA contains:
- a CDS encoding ABC transporter substrate-binding protein — MKRTASLLAGALLSMSATALQAETLKMAYDADPVTLDIHEQLSGGMLQLSHMAFDPLIRWDRNLGFEPRLAKSWERVDDKTVRFTLRDGVKFHSGNALTAKDVEFTFERLKNSPDFKGIFAAFEGVNVVDDLTFDLVTKEPFPLVLNNATYIFPMDSKFYSGEDENGNAKDMLVKHGNSFASRNISGTGPFTVVSREQGVRTEFARNADYWDKDSKGNVDKIVLTPIKEAPTRVAALLSGDVDFIMPVPPTDHKRIDGNGKVDLVTMPGTRIITFQMNQNRVEALKDVRVRQAIVHAINQEGIVKKIMRGFATPAAQMSPEGYLGYNPDLKPRYDLKKAKELMKEAGYADGLTLTMMAPNNRYVNDEKIAQAVVSMLAKVGITVDLKTMPKAQYWPTFDERAADIMMIGWHADTEDSNNFYEFLSACPDADSGLGQYNSGNYCNPEADKLMAQANVETDPAKRAALMQNIEKLLYDDAAFIPLHWQNLAWASAKGVEIEPVVNKMNFPYLGDLVIKR; from the coding sequence ATGAAGAGAACAGCAAGTTTACTTGCCGGTGCATTGCTCAGTATGTCAGCGACTGCGCTGCAGGCTGAAACCTTGAAGATGGCATATGATGCTGACCCGGTAACACTTGATATTCATGAGCAGCTTTCCGGCGGTATGTTGCAGCTTTCCCACATGGCATTTGACCCACTGATTCGCTGGGACCGGAATCTGGGCTTTGAGCCGCGTCTGGCTAAAAGCTGGGAACGTGTTGATGATAAAACCGTGCGTTTCACACTGCGTGATGGAGTAAAGTTCCATTCCGGTAACGCGCTGACTGCAAAAGATGTTGAGTTTACTTTTGAGCGTCTTAAAAATTCTCCTGACTTTAAAGGTATCTTTGCTGCATTCGAAGGTGTGAATGTTGTTGATGATCTGACTTTTGATCTGGTTACCAAAGAGCCATTCCCGCTGGTTCTGAACAACGCGACGTACATCTTCCCGATGGACAGCAAGTTCTATTCTGGTGAAGACGAAAACGGCAACGCAAAAGATATGCTGGTTAAGCACGGCAACTCTTTTGCATCCCGTAACATTTCCGGTACTGGTCCGTTCACTGTTGTTTCCCGTGAGCAGGGTGTCCGTACTGAGTTTGCCCGTAATGCTGATTACTGGGATAAAGATTCCAAAGGTAACGTTGATAAAATCGTTCTGACGCCGATCAAAGAAGCGCCTACCCGTGTAGCTGCTTTGCTGTCTGGTGACGTTGATTTCATCATGCCAGTACCACCAACTGACCATAAGCGTATCGACGGTAATGGTAAGGTTGATCTGGTGACTATGCCGGGTACCCGTATCATCACGTTCCAGATGAATCAGAACCGTGTTGAAGCACTGAAAGACGTACGTGTCCGTCAGGCAATCGTACATGCGATCAACCAGGAAGGTATTGTTAAGAAGATCATGCGTGGTTTCGCAACACCTGCTGCGCAGATGAGCCCTGAAGGTTACCTGGGTTATAACCCAGATCTGAAACCACGCTACGACCTTAAGAAAGCTAAAGAGCTGATGAAGGAAGCAGGCTATGCTGATGGTTTGACGCTGACGATGATGGCGCCTAATAACCGTTATGTAAACGATGAGAAGATCGCTCAGGCAGTTGTTTCTATGCTGGCTAAAGTGGGTATCACTGTTGACCTGAAAACCATGCCAAAAGCACAGTACTGGCCAACCTTTGATGAGCGCGCTGCTGATATTATGATGATTGGCTGGCACGCGGATACCGAAGATTCCAATAACTTCTATGAGTTCCTGTCTGCATGTCCGGATGCGGACTCTGGCCTGGGTCAGTACAACAGTGGTAACTACTGTAATCCAGAAGCTGACAAGCTGATGGCACAGGCTAACGTCGAAACTGATCCTGCTAAGCGTGCTGCGCTGATGCAGAATATCGAGAAGCTGCTGTACGACGATGCTGCTTTCATCCCACTGCACTGGCAGAACCTGGCTTGGGCATCTGCTAAGGGTGTAGAGATTGAGCCGGTTGTTAACAAGATGAACTTCCCGTACCTGGGTGACCTGGTTATTAAACGCTAA
- a CDS encoding aspartate/glutamate racemase family protein, whose protein sequence is MSSVDSFKLGVLMLNTHFPRLPGDIGNPDSLPCEVIIQRVDAARVDNIVSSSAPEDDLQQTLLQEADALQARGIDLLVTSCGFLSCMQENLASRYKVPVIASSLVLMPFLRTVYGPAEIGVLTFDSRKLTEQHFNGWFDERICIGGIERGQELHRVISQDETELDVVQAEKDVLMAVDELRERQPNMRVLVLECTNLSPYREAIKQHTGLTVYDLMTAIDWIKSAS, encoded by the coding sequence ATGTCTTCAGTTGATAGTTTTAAGCTTGGGGTGTTGATGCTTAATACCCACTTTCCACGTTTACCCGGCGATATTGGTAATCCGGATTCGTTACCTTGTGAGGTGATTATTCAGCGCGTGGATGCTGCTCGTGTGGATAACATCGTTAGTAGCAGTGCACCTGAAGATGATTTACAGCAAACTCTTTTACAAGAAGCTGATGCGCTTCAGGCGCGGGGAATAGATTTACTGGTCACTTCGTGTGGTTTTTTAAGCTGTATGCAAGAAAATTTAGCGTCCAGATACAAGGTGCCGGTTATAGCCAGTTCGCTGGTATTGATGCCATTTTTACGCACTGTTTATGGTCCTGCAGAAATTGGCGTGCTTACGTTTGACAGTCGCAAACTGACAGAGCAGCATTTTAATGGCTGGTTTGATGAGCGAATCTGTATCGGTGGTATCGAAAGAGGGCAAGAGTTACATCGGGTAATCAGCCAGGATGAAACTGAACTTGATGTTGTTCAGGCCGAAAAAGATGTATTGATGGCGGTAGATGAATTGCGGGAGCGTCAGCCGAATATGCGTGTATTAGTACTCGAATGTACTAATTTATCGCCATACCGGGAGGCTATTAAACAACATACTGGTTTAACGGTTTATGACCTGATGACGGCCATTGACTGGATAAAAAGCGCATCTTAA
- a CDS encoding NAD(P)/FAD-dependent oxidoreductase — protein sequence MLQDHSLNSSDTPPASSICVLGAGIVGVSCALELQRQGYQVTLIDRSDAVVETSYGNAGVLATSSVLPMNNARLWDSIIPMLRGKSPSLRYQTSYLLRNCRWMVRFMASATEESDRLRVAALNSLVRQSMLLHEEWLTQAECKQRLRKTGWLKLYRTQSSFKAANYERLLLKDVGVDMQILNNDELQQLEPGLQQPYFRATWIKDTASVDNPAQVTHAYRELFITAGGKFQIADIQKVVKTAQGFLLSTADEQFTTEKLVIALGPWSNDLLTQLGCKLPMAYERGYHQHFDSTAAEPLGRPLHDVDGSYVLTPMEQGYRLSSGVELKERDAPASPDQLEAVIPNARLAYPINKPLDQPWLGRRPTLPDALPAIGAVEQCTGLWLATGHHHIGFSTGPATGHLLAQLIQQKTPDISAEAFAPARFF from the coding sequence ATGCTGCAAGATCATTCGCTGAATTCATCCGACACACCACCTGCTTCCAGTATCTGTGTACTCGGTGCAGGCATTGTAGGCGTCAGCTGCGCGCTCGAACTGCAACGGCAGGGTTATCAGGTGACACTGATTGATCGCAGCGATGCCGTTGTTGAAACTTCCTACGGTAACGCTGGTGTACTGGCAACTAGTTCAGTGCTGCCGATGAACAACGCCCGGCTCTGGGATTCCATTATCCCCATGTTGCGGGGCAAATCACCTTCTCTGCGTTATCAGACCAGCTATTTATTGCGAAACTGCCGGTGGATGGTCCGCTTCATGGCCAGTGCAACTGAAGAGTCAGATCGTCTTCGGGTAGCAGCACTTAACTCACTAGTACGCCAAAGCATGCTGCTCCATGAAGAATGGCTGACGCAAGCCGAATGCAAGCAGCGCCTGCGAAAGACTGGCTGGCTGAAGCTATACCGGACCCAGAGCAGCTTTAAAGCTGCTAATTATGAACGCCTCCTGCTTAAAGATGTTGGCGTAGATATGCAAATTCTCAACAACGATGAACTTCAACAGCTTGAGCCTGGGCTACAGCAACCTTACTTCCGGGCTACCTGGATCAAAGATACTGCCAGTGTGGATAATCCCGCTCAAGTGACCCACGCATACCGAGAGCTCTTTATTACTGCTGGCGGTAAGTTCCAAATTGCTGATATTCAGAAGGTAGTAAAAACAGCACAGGGATTTCTGTTATCCACTGCGGATGAACAGTTCACTACTGAAAAACTAGTCATTGCTTTAGGGCCCTGGAGTAATGATCTGCTAACCCAGTTAGGCTGTAAATTACCGATGGCCTATGAGCGGGGCTACCACCAGCATTTCGACAGCACAGCAGCAGAGCCACTTGGCCGGCCTCTACACGATGTCGATGGTAGCTATGTGCTCACTCCTATGGAACAGGGCTATAGACTCAGTTCTGGTGTTGAACTGAAAGAGCGTGACGCCCCCGCCAGTCCAGATCAGCTGGAAGCGGTAATACCAAATGCCCGGCTAGCATATCCTATTAATAAACCTTTGGATCAACCCTGGCTTGGCCGCCGACCAACATTACCAGATGCACTACCGGCCATCGGTGCGGTAGAACAATGCACCGGACTATGGCTCGCTACCGGGCATCATCACATAGGCTTTAGTACCGGACCGGCAACCGGCCATTTACTGGCGCAGCTTATTCAACAAAAAACACCCGATATTTCAGCGGAAGCCTTCGCGCCTGCCCGTTTCTTCTGA
- a CDS encoding isopenicillin N synthase family dioxygenase → MHTNNQDYAAAKALSLEDIPVIDFAPLIENGDIEAVSEPLMAAALNTGFFYVKNHGIDQRLINNALEASKEFFRLPAEHKQEVAVNTRQRGWLAPGMATLEGAKTHDLKEIFFTGPEHWSAELQAKKAQIPLIADNLWPTFYPALKDNVLPYYDAVCQLGHQVLKAIAVGMGEESDFFAKRYTSPLGRGQLVYYPRSSTEDEAQERFGAAAHTDFGVITLLLQDNNGGLQVLNKQNEWVEAQPIEGTFVCNIGDLLHRWTNNHLSSNLHRVINRSGNERFSMPIFFDPDPDAIIDSRDFKKLANEDAKYPAVSVADYIDSKNRKAFAQYK, encoded by the coding sequence ATGCACACGAATAATCAGGATTATGCTGCCGCAAAAGCTTTATCACTTGAAGATATTCCAGTGATCGACTTTGCTCCTCTGATTGAAAACGGCGACATTGAAGCAGTCAGCGAGCCACTCATGGCAGCGGCACTGAACACCGGCTTTTTCTATGTTAAAAACCACGGTATTGATCAGCGACTGATTAACAATGCATTAGAAGCGTCCAAAGAATTTTTCCGCCTGCCTGCAGAGCACAAGCAGGAAGTCGCAGTTAACACTCGTCAGCGCGGTTGGCTGGCTCCTGGTATGGCGACGCTGGAAGGTGCTAAAACCCACGACCTTAAAGAAATTTTCTTTACCGGACCGGAGCACTGGTCAGCAGAACTGCAGGCTAAAAAGGCTCAGATCCCACTGATAGCCGACAACCTCTGGCCAACATTCTATCCTGCTCTGAAAGACAACGTTCTGCCATATTACGATGCGGTATGCCAACTCGGCCACCAGGTACTGAAGGCCATTGCCGTGGGCATGGGTGAAGAATCAGACTTCTTCGCGAAACGTTACACCAGCCCTCTGGGACGTGGTCAACTGGTTTACTATCCACGTTCAAGTACCGAGGATGAAGCACAGGAACGCTTTGGTGCTGCCGCACATACTGACTTTGGCGTCATCACTTTATTACTGCAAGATAACAACGGTGGACTGCAGGTACTCAACAAACAAAACGAATGGGTAGAAGCACAGCCAATCGAAGGTACTTTTGTCTGCAACATCGGCGACCTGCTGCACCGCTGGACCAACAACCACCTGTCATCTAACCTGCACCGGGTCATCAACCGCTCTGGTAATGAACGTTTCTCTATGCCGATCTTTTTTGATCCAGACCCAGACGCAATCATTGATTCTCGGGATTTCAAAAAATTGGCTAATGAAGACGCTAAGTATCCGGCAGTATCGGTTGCTGATTATATAGACAGCAAAAATCGTAAAGCTTTTGCACAATACAAATAA
- a CDS encoding MFS transporter produces the protein MLRVAWLGIAQMSAWGCLLYSFPMLAEALLAEFGWSRFSVYAAGSVAMASAAIGAYPVGRWIDLGYGRAVMCLGGLLGAGVLCCLPAITAVWQLYGLYTLMGLALAASLYEPLFACVTNCFGVQQARYIIPRLTLWAGFASLVFMPYTQMLIDTLGWRLAMPVLGLTFIIIAPGIYFCLLNSPLNEKHKKGCVDQKAHSEGTLRSVHKSAVFWYLVVAFAGYGLIQAGLNFHLFAILLEKQLSVSTAIWLVAVLGPVQVAGRVWLMVLLRRRAATSAAVMLTLFQPLVLLAMYLSAAVVPVWVVIIVFYGLLGGSLIIVKGIVIIDYFPDYSYGRVNALLTAPYNLAQAVAPLVGAALWLLGSSYDSYLWVLFGVSVIMPLSFYLALREHNKGQAAVSNIA, from the coding sequence ATGCTGAGGGTTGCATGGTTGGGAATCGCCCAGATGAGTGCCTGGGGGTGTTTGTTGTACAGCTTTCCAATGTTGGCGGAAGCTTTGTTGGCGGAGTTTGGCTGGTCAAGATTTTCGGTCTATGCCGCCGGCAGCGTAGCAATGGCTTCGGCAGCCATTGGCGCTTATCCGGTAGGACGATGGATCGATTTAGGTTATGGACGTGCAGTGATGTGCCTGGGTGGGTTGCTGGGGGCAGGAGTACTTTGTTGTTTGCCCGCTATAACCGCCGTGTGGCAGTTGTATGGGCTGTATACCTTAATGGGGCTGGCGTTGGCAGCCAGTTTATACGAGCCTCTGTTTGCCTGTGTTACTAATTGCTTTGGTGTGCAGCAGGCACGCTATATTATTCCGCGACTGACGCTCTGGGCGGGTTTTGCCAGTTTGGTATTTATGCCTTATACGCAAATGCTCATTGATACTCTGGGTTGGCGTCTAGCTATGCCTGTATTGGGCCTGACTTTCATAATAATCGCGCCGGGAATTTATTTTTGCTTACTTAATAGCCCACTGAACGAAAAGCACAAGAAAGGCTGCGTCGATCAAAAAGCTCATTCGGAGGGTACTCTGAGGAGCGTACATAAGTCGGCTGTTTTTTGGTATCTGGTGGTAGCCTTTGCTGGTTACGGGCTTATTCAGGCAGGTTTGAACTTTCATTTATTTGCGATTTTGTTAGAAAAGCAGTTATCGGTTTCAACAGCTATCTGGCTGGTGGCTGTATTGGGACCTGTGCAGGTAGCAGGTCGGGTATGGTTGATGGTTTTACTGCGCCGAAGGGCTGCAACCAGTGCGGCAGTGATGCTGACATTGTTTCAACCGCTGGTATTGCTGGCGATGTATTTAAGCGCTGCGGTAGTACCTGTCTGGGTAGTGATTATCGTTTTTTATGGCTTACTCGGGGGGAGCCTGATAATCGTGAAAGGCATCGTTATTATTGATTACTTCCCTGACTATTCATATGGCCGGGTTAATGCCTTGCTGACCGCACCATATAACTTGGCGCAGGCAGTCGCGCCTTTAGTTGGCGCTGCGCTGTGGTTGCTAGGTAGCTCATACGATAGTTATTTATGGGTATTATTTGGCGTCAGTGTGATCATGCCATTGAGCTTTTACTTAGCTTTGCGAGAGCATAATAAAGGACAAGCAGCAGTGAGCAATATTGCTTAG
- a CDS encoding TRAP transporter permease — MFSNLTAPDSRYAVWMLRFIALWAFSASVFHLYTAYIGFLEPRTQRSLHLMFMVPLVFLMFPRRRDQVSVDQPFIPGLTGIILFVLAILPFVYSWLEADRINLRLEGIDEVLPVELWMGTIATVLLLEALRRSVSPILAGLVSFGIAYLFLTEYMPGIFNYRDMPYYEIIETLYLFNGQGMFGSITGIAATMVAIFIAYGAFMEASGVGKLFTQGGQLIAGRYSGGPAKVAVVTSAFFGTMSGSASANVFTTGSFTIPMMKRIGFRPQVAGGIETAASVGGQSAPPIMGAGAFIMSEITNTPYSEIIVAAILGSLCFFTLIFVSVHFEARKHGLKGMDASELPSSAEVLKKLYLLIPIVVLIVLLMLRYSPHMSALYSIFATLIVVTFTSERFSPKQLFNVLVTAGRNTVTIAVACAGAGIIVAVLTKTGLVVSIGSIVTDIANGQMWVAAIALMFVTLIMGMGVPTTPAYVITSAIGAPLLINEFGAPVLAAHMFIFYFAILADATPPVSIASYAAASIARCNPLLTGLHASRMAIAGYVVGFSYLFVPEMRMEGSFISIIANLTAIVGGLSLLAAGIAGYFSSRLNVLARLLLISLGVAIALFSWIDVYLRDAAVLGTFLLLYLFSKTQASRTEAIS, encoded by the coding sequence ATGTTTTCTAATCTGACTGCGCCGGATAGCCGTTATGCTGTCTGGATGCTTAGATTTATTGCACTGTGGGCATTTTCAGCCAGTGTTTTTCATCTTTATACCGCTTATATCGGTTTTCTGGAGCCACGCACCCAGCGTTCACTGCATCTTATGTTTATGGTTCCACTGGTCTTTTTGATGTTTCCGCGTCGCCGGGATCAGGTCAGTGTGGACCAGCCTTTTATACCGGGGTTAACAGGTATTATCTTATTTGTATTGGCGATCTTGCCATTTGTGTATTCATGGCTGGAAGCTGACCGGATAAATTTACGCCTTGAAGGTATTGATGAAGTTCTGCCGGTCGAGTTGTGGATGGGCACTATAGCGACAGTTTTGTTACTGGAAGCTTTACGTCGTTCAGTATCGCCGATACTGGCAGGTCTGGTCAGTTTCGGTATCGCTTACTTGTTCCTGACCGAATATATGCCGGGCATATTTAACTACCGGGATATGCCTTACTACGAAATTATTGAGACTCTGTATCTGTTTAACGGTCAGGGTATGTTCGGGTCGATTACCGGCATTGCGGCGACTATGGTGGCGATCTTTATCGCGTACGGCGCCTTTATGGAAGCCAGTGGTGTAGGTAAGTTATTCACTCAGGGCGGACAGCTGATTGCTGGCCGTTACAGTGGTGGGCCAGCGAAGGTTGCTGTTGTGACCTCAGCGTTTTTTGGCACTATGAGTGGCTCCGCCTCAGCGAATGTATTTACCACTGGTTCTTTCACCATTCCGATGATGAAACGAATCGGTTTTCGGCCGCAGGTAGCGGGTGGTATCGAGACGGCAGCCAGTGTTGGTGGCCAGAGTGCGCCGCCAATTATGGGGGCCGGTGCTTTCATTATGTCGGAAATCACTAATACACCGTATAGCGAAATCATTGTTGCGGCGATTCTGGGCTCTTTGTGTTTCTTTACGCTGATTTTTGTATCAGTGCATTTTGAAGCCCGTAAACATGGCCTGAAAGGTATGGATGCCAGCGAGTTGCCTAGCAGTGCTGAAGTGCTGAAGAAGCTTTATTTGCTGATTCCAATCGTCGTACTGATTGTATTACTGATGCTGCGCTACTCACCGCATATGTCAGCTCTTTATTCGATTTTTGCTACTCTGATTGTCGTAACTTTCACCTCCGAACGCTTCAGTCCTAAGCAGCTATTCAATGTACTGGTGACGGCTGGACGTAATACTGTCACTATTGCTGTCGCCTGTGCCGGAGCAGGTATTATTGTTGCTGTGTTGACCAAGACTGGGCTGGTTGTTTCTATCGGTTCGATCGTGACTGATATTGCCAATGGTCAGATGTGGGTCGCGGCAATTGCGCTGATGTTTGTTACATTAATAATGGGCATGGGGGTTCCGACGACACCAGCGTACGTTATTACTTCAGCAATTGGTGCGCCATTGCTGATTAATGAATTCGGTGCGCCGGTACTGGCTGCGCATATGTTTATTTTCTATTTTGCGATTCTGGCAGATGCGACTCCTCCGGTATCGATTGCTTCATATGCTGCAGCTTCAATTGCCCGCTGTAATCCTTTATTGACGGGGTTACATGCTTCGCGCATGGCGATAGCAGGCTACGTAGTGGGCTTCAGCTATCTGTTTGTGCCGGAGATGCGTATGGAAGGTAGCTTCATCAGCATTATTGCGAACTTGACTGCAATCGTGGGAGGTCTGTCGCTATTGGCGGCGGGAATTGCCGGTTATTTTTCCAGCAGGCTAAATGTTCTGGCACGTTTACTTCTGATCAGTCTGGGAGTTGCGATTGCTCTGTTCTCCTGGATTGATGTATATCTGCGAGACGCCGCAGTTTTGGGTACTTTCCTGTTACTGTACCTGTTCTCAAAAACTCAGGCATCCCGTACCGAGGCCATTTCGTAA